The genomic stretch TGCTGTAGGTTTTCTTTGCTGATGGGGATCATAGTCACTCCTATTTCTGGTGGGTTCTTGACGGTCTATTCCCCAGGCCCCCCCCCCATTAGACCACAAGCTAACATCAAAGGGCCTGCAATGGGGAGATGCTTGAGCTGGAGCTCCTgctgtgactgctgctgctggtgaggATGATGCGCTTGGGGATAATGTGGGTGTGGATGGTGTGGGTGCATCTAGAAAAGGAGATGAGTATGTGAATGAGGCAGGGAGCTCGACAGGAAGGTTCCATGGAGAGGCTGTATACATGGACTTGGTTGTTTTACATAGATAACGCCTGGCTCTTTCCATGGACCTGCAAtctcccttcctctgcccacCAGAGGTGTGACTTTTCTGGTATATATCGCTGAGAAGCTGCATAATGTCTACAACCatctcctctgctgcctcctcagCTTCCTCTGCCCCCGCAGCTCCCGCCCCTTCCGCATCCTCCTGTCTTTCTCCTCTTGTGGCTTCAGAAGCGGGAGCAGGAGTAGCAGtggcccctgcctcctcctcttcctcttcactgGTTCCTTGTGTCTCAGGCCCACTGGCAGTGGCCATAGCCAGACCTGGTCCCTTGGCAGCTCGTTCCCGCAGAGACTCCAGCTCCTGGAGGAAGTGAACAGAGTTGAGACCTGTCCTGGGGGCGAGGCTGGGGCTGGGACTGGGGGCTGGGGCGGGAAGCAGGGCGGGGACCAAGTAATCTTACTGCCTGGAAGAGCTTCGACCTCAGCTGATCCCTTTCCTTCCGCATCTTCTCCAGGTTGGCCTGCATTTGTTGCAGCTGGAAGGCTGTTTCCTTACATTCCATCTCGTGCTGTGCCACGAACAACTTGAGGTCTGAGGCCAAAGCATGTGCGGCCGACTTGTGCAGCCCAGCTAAGTCGTGCAGCCACTGCACCCTGTGCCCGTGTAACTGGTTCTGTCTGCAGGCAAAACGCATGCCCAGGGCCAGGCTGCTCCAGGCACAGGCCTCTTTGGCCTGGCCGGGCACCTGACAGTCCTCTAGGATGGCCTTGAACTTATCCTCCACCTTCTCCCAGGACAGAGAGAGATTCTCGAGGTAGAACTCTGGGCCTTTCGCGTGCCTGGACATCCTCTCGTTGATGAAAGCCATCACTTTACCATGCCAGAACCCACTACTTGGGTCTTCGGGTTTCAAGGCCATGATGACTGAGTGCCTTTGGGGCTTGGCTGGCCCTGCAGGACGATTCAGTcagtcctctccctcccctccccccatccctttAATCTCTTCTCTGGttgctccccccccccccccccccccccccaccccccccacccccccccaccccccccaccccgcggCCATCTCACACCCTCCTAAAGACCCTATACCCTGCCTCAGGACACCTCCCACCAGGCCTCACCTCCTGTCAGTGGGAGTGCAAGCCCAAACAAAATCACTTACCACAGCAAAAGAAACGTTTTTGATCTCTATTTCTCTCCCGCCCTCCCTTCAGAGAGGGCTCTGAAGAAAGAAAGTTTCCTACAAACCGGTCAACGTGTTTGCCTTTGGACTGTTCCAATTTTCAGAAACGGCAGGGGTGGGAGAGGTGTGTGAGGAAGATTTCTCCCCTCCCCCGGACATAAGGGGATCTCCTATACTGTTCAAAGTCTTTGAAGTCACGGAGAAACAGGAGTGGTCAGAGAAGACTCATAACCAAGAACATGAAGGGCTTGTAATCGAGTATCAAAATTCTCAACCCCCCACCATAATGGTTTGTCCTGCTCATGAGACCCGCCCCTAGTACTGACAGAATATTCTACAACCGGAAACAGCTACAACAGGAAACAGCGCCGCCCCCTGCCCACTCAAGattctgtgaaaagtgaaagaaagtgaagttgctcagtcgtctccaactctttgccaccccatggactgtagcctaccaggctcctctgtccatgggatggatcttcccgacccagagatcgaacccaggtctcccacattgtagacagatgctttatcctctgagccatcagggaagtcctctgtaGCTGTcgttatgaagtgaagtgaattgaagttgctcagttgtgtccgactctttgcgaccccatggactgtaggctactaggctcctccctccatgggattctccaggcaagcgtactggagtggttgccatttccttctccaggggatcttcctgacccagggatcaaacccaggtctcctgaattccagacagacgctttaacttctgagccaccatagaCACAGCAAAATTCTGATACTTGGTCTgcaaacttttattattattattaagggtatgtggatggacagaggagtctgataggcggcagtccatggggttgctaagagttggacatgaaatttcactttgacttttcactttcatgcattggagaaggaaatggcagcctactccagaattcttgcctggagaatcccagggataggggagcctggtgggctgccgtctatggatcacacagagtcggacacgactgaagcgacttagcagcagcagcagcagtaattattTGAGACTTTGTAGGCAGAGAACCTTTGTCTCAACTACTTGTAACACAAAAGCAATCCTAAATAATACTTGAAGAAGTAGCTCTGTTCCAGCAAAACTTCATGTATAAAAAGTGACAACTGGTAGGATTTGGTCTGTCGTTTGCCAACTCCTGATCTAGGTTCATATTTCCCTGTGTCCCAAAGATATCTCAAATCCAAAGTTTCATAAGTCAACCTTTCTCCTAACAATTCTTTATATTCCTAGTTGTTCAGTAAAGAGACGTTGAAATCACTAATACCACCTCCCTTTAATAAGAATCAAATCAGTTCTCAAGTCTTATTGCTAATACCTCAGATGTCAAACTTTTTTGACATCCATTCCCATTCAGAGGGTGCcattgttgcttttgctttttaaataatctgCTTGAATTCCATTTCTGATTTCTAATATCTTCCTAATGTTTCCTATGATCATATTGCTTTCcggctttaaaaacatttaaatggaTGCCTGTGACAAATTCCTTGGTCTGACATTAGCCTCTCATCTCGGGCTACCTTTATTGCTAATTTAGCTCTCTCTAGTGTCTTCTCTCTCATTATTTGTATACCCAAGGGACTAGTCATGCAGAGATATATTCATTGTGGGTTTTAATTTATGTTTCCATCTGAAAAATCAGATGTCCATTACTTGTTATCTGGGCATTATGTTCTATGTAATGAACTACTTTGAAAAagacaatatttattctttaaggGTTTTATACCAGATAGTGACCAAGAAAAGATTATAAATTAGGCATTAAAGTATTGCTTAAGAAGGAAGTTAAGTACCAGCGGTATAAATCCCAGTGTTTTAGCTCTTGTTTAAAATGTTATCTTGTGTCTTCTTTCCATttcaatttgtatattttaattaccAACCCTTAGTGGGAAGGGTTCATATTTTTGCTTGTGCTTGAGGGACTTGTGCAGAAACAGCATTCAAAATATAATGTAGAAATCGGAAAGGTGAGGAATGGGGAGATACTGGAGTCAGAGAGACCCGTTAGCGGGGTGCTTAgtccattcagttgctcagtcatgcctggctttttgtgaccccatggact from Bubalus bubalis isolate 160015118507 breed Murrah chromosome X, NDDB_SH_1, whole genome shotgun sequence encodes the following:
- the LOC102395390 gene encoding testis-expressed protein 13A, which produces MALKPEDPSSGFWHGKVMAFINERMSRHAKGPEFYLENLSLSWEKVEDKFKAILEDCQVPGQAKEACAWSSLALGMRFACRQNQLHGHRVQWLHDLAGLHKSAAHALASDLKLFVAQHEMECKETAFQLQQMQANLEKMRKERDQLRSKLFQAELESLRERAAKGPGLAMATASGPETQGTSEEEEEEAGATATPAPASEATRGERQEDAEGAGAAGAEEAEEAAEEMVVDIMQLLSDIYQKSHTSGGQRKGDCRSMERARRYLCKTTKSMYTASPWNLPVELPASFTYSSPFLDAPTPSTPTLSPSASSSPAAAVTAGAPAQASPHCRPFDVSLWSNGGGAWGIDRQEPTRNRSDYDPHQQRKPTAFRRPGDWNCLWCKAMNFSRQKICFHCGRDIWLQNP